In the Arachis hypogaea cultivar Tifrunner chromosome 20, arahy.Tifrunner.gnm2.J5K5, whole genome shotgun sequence genome, GCCATATATTGATATATTTATTGCTAAATTTTAGTATTGGCTTATTTGAGTTATTTCTGTTGATGGAAACATTATTGCATGTCCACTATTTTATGCAAAAGATTTGAAATGTAAAAGAAAAGAATGTTTTTCTAACAATTCTATGTATTGGACCTTTTTGTGTGAAATGGCTGCCTTATAAATGTCAATTTTTTGTTGGTACATTATATTTTTGGCATCTTTTTATTGTTAACATCTTTCTCTATGGTTTGTTAAGACAACTAAGTACTTATCATTTCCATCAAATTTCAGATTTAGAAATCTCCTTGTTAACTGGTTTAATAGCAGTTAATTCCGTTTGGGCTCTGTTCGGAGAGTTCTCTTTCTCTCAACAGGAGAGACTTCTGAGAACTTCGGATTCTTCTCCAAAAAAGGGAGTTTTATTTTAGCTTTGAATCAACCACCAGATCTTCTTTTCCACATAACACGTACCCCTCTTGAACCATCATAATCACCTAAGCCTGAAACACACAACATTTAAACCTTCAATTTTCTCTCATTATGAACAACATTGAAGGAAAAGTCATAAAGCTTAATAAGCCTGGAGAGTTGGGATATAAAAAAGACTGCTTAAATGTAGTGGGCAAGGTTATAAGTGACAAGAAGATAAAGttcaaaacatacaaaaatgccTTGCTGGGAATGTGGGAAAACCCTCAAGGAGTGGCAGTTACAGACATTGGATGGAAGAAGATGTTATTCAGCTTCAAAGACAGGAAGAAAGGGCTGCAAATTATGCAGAATGGACCATGGAGTGTCAAAGAAAATATGGTAAATCTTCGACTATGGAGGGAGGGCGAGTTTGTTTTCGAAGTTGACCACAATTATATGGAATTCTGGATTCAAGTGCATGGCATTCCACATGACTTCATGGAGAAAGAAACATGTATTCTCATCGGAGACATGTTAGGAGTTTTGGTGGAAGCGGAAGAACCAAAAACAGATGGAGTCCTGAGGAGAACTTATCTGAGAATCAGGGTGAGTATTAACATTACTAAGGCTTTACCTACAGGATTCTGGTTAGATAGAGAGAATTTGCCACCTTTGTGGGTTTTCTTCAAGTATGAGAGACTGCCGGACAGCTATTGCTTCAACTGCGGCATACTAGGGCATgagaagaaaacatgcaagaatcCGACAGCCATGGCATGCTGGGATCCAACCAAGAAGAAATATGCACCGGGACTGGGAGTAAGCCAGGGTCGAACAAGTCCAATCATGGGAGGAGGCACCTCAGAACAAGGAGGATGGAGGCAGAATGGGGAAGAGCAGGCGCGTGAACAAAGGACCCCCGAGAGAGAGAGTAGCGAAGAACGAAGCTCTGAGGAGAGTAGGTTTATGGCACAGAGAGTCTCACAGCAGAAAATCCGGGAGGAAAGTGTATGGGAAAACCAaatgaggagagaagaagaaatggTAGACGCAGAAGAGCAGGTAGAAGAAGATCCTAGAATCCCTGATTTTCAGGAAAAGGGGGATACGCAACAAGACCTAGGTACAGCCTATAAAATAAGCAACCTAATTAAAGAAATAAGGGAGAGGAAGAATGAATGGGCCAACATCCAAAAGGCCCAGAAGGAAGAAAGGAGGAATGAGGCTAAGGAAACATATGCAAATGAACATACAAGGGAGATTGGTCCCAAAACAGGGGCTTTATACCAACAAGCAAGGAAAGGTGAAGGAACTGGACTGAATAAATTTACAACTGAAGGGGAAGAAGTGAACAGCTATAAAATAGGAGAATGGCATATGGgccaggaaaataaagaaaaagaaaccattGGCCAAGAGTTAAAAAGGCTTATGTTAGCAAGGAAGTGGACCAAACAAACGTGTGAAAccagaatagaggaaaaagaaaaCCAAGAACTAATGAAgggagaaaaagagaagaatgctTTACGGAGTCCATCTGAGGAAGCACAGAATGCAAAACAAAAAGGGGTGGATCAACAAGTCAAGCCAGGGGAGAACATCTATTATATTGAGCTAGCAAgtgatgaagatgaagagaaaGGAACGGAAGCACAGACAGTTTGGAAAACGGGACTAGCAAAAAAGTTGGAACTCAAGCTGAACCTGAAGAGGAAACGAGAAACCGAAAAGATTCCAATGCTAACTTACAGGGAAGAGCAGGAGGATCAAGAAGACAGAGAACCCAAGAAGACAAAGAACAGCTTCAACACCAAGACTACAGGGGAGTATCAACTAGTTAAATATGGTTCTGGTCAGATTATCGGAATACAAATGGCTGAGGAGGCGGGCCTAAACATGCCCCAACCCCAGCCATGAGTATCATTAGCTGGAACTGTCGGGGAATAGCGGCTGCCTCGACAGTCTCTGAGTTACATAATCTTTGTAAAAAAGTAAAGCCGCttatagtgtttttaatggaaaCCAGGGCCAATCAAGATAGAATGAATAGGATAAGAAGAAGGCTGAATTTTGACAAGTCATTTTGCGTAGAACCCCGGGGCTTGTCCGGTGGGCTATGTTTGTTACGGAAATCTAATACTAATATCAATGTTTATGAGTGGTGTGATAACTATATTAAAGCTAGTATTAATATCAATAATGGTATGAATTGGCAGGGAGTTTTTGTGTATGGTAACCCAGTTTTTCAGAAGCGAAGAAGACTTTGGCAGGAGCTAACGGTTAATAATAGGAGCAGGGAAGAACCTCAAGCGTTCTTGGGGGACTTCAATGATATTCTAAGTCAAGACGAAAAGGTAGGCCTTCATCCACAGCCAAGAATTTATTTGAATACTTTTAAAAGGTTTGTAGATGAGAATCTTTTAATGGATATTGATCTTAAAGGAAGTAGGTACACTTGGTATAGCAACCCAAGAAACAACCTTATCACTAGGGAAAGGCTAGATAGGGTGTTAGTGAATTGGAAATGGCTGAATATACATCAGAATGTTATTCTAAGAGCTGCTCCGGCCATAAGTTCGGACCATTGCGCCCTTATTTTGGAAACACAACCGAGAGATCGGATAAAAAAAGAATTCAAGTTTGAGGCCTTTTGGGCTGAGTATGAGGAGTGTGAAGAGGTAGTTAGAAGAAGTTGGGAGCAGGATGCAGGAAACAAAAACTGTTGGAGTCAGTTTAATAGAAACAGGAGCAAATGCATAAGGGAATTGACGGAGTGGAGCAGGAGAAAGTTCAAAAGAGCatataaagaaatagaaaaaaagaaagaagagctaCATCAAATTCAGGAGGGCAATATGACAGACAGAGATCAGATAAGAGAAAAGGAATTGAAGAATCAGATAACTGAGCTttggaaacaagaagaaaaattctgGGGGAAAAGATCAAGGTTGAAATGGCTAAAATGGGGAGACAAAAATACTGCCTTCTTTCATGCAACAACCATACAAAGAAGAATGAGGAATAGGATAGACAAATTAAAAAATGAGGATGGACATTGGATACAGGGAGAAGGAGACATAATGAGGCTAGTAGAAACACATTTCACCAAATTGTTCACTTCGGAAGGGGATAGGAACATGGAAGACTGCATAAGAGAGATTCCTACGAGGGTCACGAAAGAGATGAATGATGATCTTATGGAAAAGATAAAAGATGAGGAGATCAAGGAAGCAGCTTTTAGCATGGGAAGCTTAAAGGCCCCGGGACCAGACGGGTTAAACGGACTTTTTTTCTAAAAACATTGGGATATTCTGGGTAAAGAAGTGTGTGGTGTGGTGAGGCAAATCTTTGAAGAAGGTAGATTACCAGAGGACTTAGGAGAGACAATTGTGGTTTTGATTCCCAAAGTGAGGCAACCGGAAAGCCTGAACCATCTCAGATCCATAAGCTGTTGTAATTTCATATATAAGATTGTGACGAAGGTATTGGTTGGAAGGTTAAGGAGAGTTCTTGATGTCATCATATCTTCGGTTCAGAGCGCCTTTATAAAGGGCAGACTAATACAAGATAATATAGTAGTGGTGCAGGAAGTTTTTCACAAATTAAACGGAAAAGGAAATAATGGAAGCAATGACATAGCCATCAAATTGGACATGAACAAGGCTTATGACAGATTGAAATGGAATTTCTTGCAAAGGGTTATGGAAAAGTTCGGCTTCAGCAGAGAATGGGTGAAATTGATGATGAGTTGCGTTAAGAGTGCCACTTACAGATTTAAGATCAATGGAAAATTGTCAGCCAAGATCCACCCTCAAAGGGGACTCAGACAGGGAGATCCTCTATCGCCCTATCTCTTTATCTTAGCAGCGGAAAGCTTTACCATACTAATGGAAAGGGTGTTGACGGATAACCTCATTTCAAGAATTAGATTAGCCCCAACTGCACCGGTCATAACTCACCTATTATTCGCGGATGATTGTATCATTTTTGCAGGAGCGCAAGAAGAGGAGATTTACCAACTAATTCAGATCTTAAACAAGTACACAGAGGCATCAGGACAGAGAATAAATACTGAGAAATCCGGTCTGATCTTCAGAAGCCATGTATCGATTCAGAGGAGAGTAAATATTGAAGAGATCACCGGAATGGCATCGTGGGAAGAACCAGGAAGATACCTAGGATTACCAACTAGATGGGGCAGATCCAAGAACAAGGCGCTAGAATGGATACAAGAGAAGATTCTAGATAAAATGCAAGGATGGAAGGAGAAACTTTTAAATCAAGCCGGGAAGGAGGTTTTGATAAAAGCTGTTATACAAGTGATTCCAGTCTAAGCCATGAACATCATCAAATTTCCCAAGTCTTTTCACAGAAAAATTGAATCAGCAATTGCGAGATTCTGGTGGACTAACTATGGCAAGGAAAGAAGTATTCACTGGAAGAGCTGGACAAAGATGACCAGAAACAAATTGAACGGAGGATTGGGGTTTAAGGATTTTGAGTGCCAAAACATAGCTCTCTTGGCTAAGCAAGCTTGGAGACTTCTAAAGGAGGAAGATGCAATATGGGCCCGGATTCTAAAGGCCATTTATTATCCTAATTGCAGCCTATGGGAAGCAGGGAGAGGACGGAACACATCATGGATATGGAAGAGCATCTTGGAAGGCAGAGATTTTCTCAGAAGGAAGGGAAGGTGGAGTGTAGGAAGCGGAGCAGGAATAGATATTTGGGAAGATAATTGGGTGGTAGGAACAGAAAAGTTGAGGAGAGTCAGAGAAACCCAGCATAGAAAAGTCAGCGAGCTAATAAGAGAAGGCGAGGGCTGGGACTTAGAAAAAATTAGGGATATttttcatggtgatgagcttgaACTGATAACTAGAACGCCCATCAGTTTGATCAACAAGAAGGACCATCTTGTTTGGCCATATAGGAACGACGGACAGTACTCAGTCAGATCCGGATACCAGGTAGCAAAGGAGGAAAAAGATACAAGGGTAGAGACAACGCTCGGCAAAGCTTCAACAAGCCATAACTTGAAGGAGATATGGGAGAGGATTTGGAGATTACCAGTTCCGGAAAAGGTCAAAATGTTTTTATGGAAAGCGGTGCATGAAATTCTGCCAGTGAATGCAAAATTACATCAGCGCAGAAGTGCACCTACACCGATGTGCAGCATATGCTAGGAACAAGAGGAGACTATTGAACATATGCTACTATTATGCTCGTGGACTAGAGCGGTGTGGTTTGGTTCTAGTCTTCAAATCGTGCCTACGGCTTTTAATGTGGGATCATTTGAAAAATGGTTAATGACTACAATTGACAAAATCAAGACTGAGGCAGGAAATGAACAGGACAAAGTATTGTGCAACCTAGGATGTGTGTGTTGGTGCATTTGGAAAGCAAGGAACAAGCACATATTCCAGCAGACAAGACTCAATCCACAACAGACAATAATTCATTCAGAACAGATTGCAGCAGAACACATAATAGCGACAAAGGACTTAAACAGAGACAACAAAGATATAACAGGAAGGAATGGAGAGAGTAGAAGAATTACCTGGAGGCCTCCTCCTCGCAGCAAGGTGAAAGTTAACATAGACGCGGCCTTTCACAGGGAAACAGGAATCGCAGCATCAGCAGCAATAATCAGGGACTGGCAAGGAAAAATTATTACAGGAATAACATCAAAATTCAAGACAGTATCAGTTTTAGCAGCTGAAGCACAAGCATATAGACAAGCTATTATTCTCACAAAAAATCTCCAGATAAGGAATTGTATAATCGAATCAGATTGTTTACCTCTAGTTCAAGCGATCAAGGCAAGAACGCCCTTAGCTGAAGCAGACGCAATCATCAGGGACATTCTGCTAATGCTGGAAGAGGCGCCGGATGTCGGAGCTACTTGGACTCCACGCGAAGGTAACATCTTAGCTCACCAACTGGTAGCAAGAAATCAGCTTCAGAGGCAGTGGGCAGTATCTCCGCCTGTACAGGTCAGGAACATAATCAGAAAGGAAGCAGGATTCGCCAATCTTCACAACAAACATTACAATCAAAATCATGATAACCAGGTTTCAGTTTCAACCAACCTTCAAGAAGGTCAAAGTGATGAAGTATTACAGGGGCGGGTGGAAGCCGAAACCTGGATTAAGCATGCATCACAGAGGGATCAGCAGCTTCAACCCACGTCTTCACAAAGGCCGACGAATGGCTCCAGCAGGGACACTGACGGCATAAGGAGGAAGCGTGGTGGTGGGAACGAAGCCAGATTTCTGTCTGGGCAGAACCTCGCTCGGCACAGGGGCGGCAGCGGAGAAACCACGAATGCGAGATCACCATCTGAAGGAAGAAACCAACGACGCCTCCGGGAGTTCCAGCGAGGAACGGACTCCGCGCCGGCTAACCACAGACCGTCAACAACAACTGCGATGCAAAATGAGGGTGGTCAGTCTGCCAAGGAGGAAACATTACAGGATCAGCACCATGCACGAAGGTTCCGGGCTCAGTACGGAGGTCAGTTGTCAACGGCGGAGCGCGAAGAAGAAGCTTGTCTCGCATGGTAGAATCGGGTTGTGAGGGTGGAGAGAAGAGCGAATTCAGTTTCTGGGGGTAGGGTTCCAGGCTTGGGCGGGTTCGGGTTACGGGTTGTGGGCCGGGTCAGTCTTCTGGCCATGgccaagtccaaaaaaaaaaaaaaaactaagtaaaaatgaACAAATCTATGTGTCACTTTTGTGCTTCTTTTCATAACTTTCCTTACTTTTCAGATGAGAATCGATTCACTTTAGATAAATGATATAGTACTTGAAAAGTGGCGCCcgacttattaaaaaaaattaaaaattaatatttaaattaaaaaatataaaaataaataatttaaaaaaaattaaaatttattataaaaaataaattaggtaaAATTTAGACACGAATTTATAAATACTATAAAATTGACGTTTActttatttgtaattttcttttttttttttacgtgaaatctttcatttttaaaaaatattagttcaAGAGACATAttttaagtatttatttttttatccttttcaaattaaattaatattagtgGATTATATTTGTATCTTTatctcatttattttttaaaagggtAAATTATCATTTTGAcatttgaaaaaattattttagataaaataacccttaaaatagaaaaagacgaTGCACATGAAAGATTAGTAAAATTTGTCCTGTTAAAAAAAAGTTATgcctatttttctattttttatagattatttgttaaaaataaattttctcaaTGTCAAAAGACTAATTTATccttttaaaaatagaaatattaggagattaatatttttttattaatattaactaatactttgaactagtattttatttttatactattaagatttatagtttaaaatttagtattttataatttataatttaaaatttaaaatttaactaacACTGTATTCTTTGAATATTAAGTACTAAGCATAAAAATACGTTTGTTGATTAAATATTGACCCAAAACGATTATTTGTTGATTATGCAgtattgttatttaaaaaataaatgataaatatatTCATTTAATTTGAGAAAgaaccaaattaaatatttaaaatatatctcTTCaactaatatttttcaaaaataattatttttattaatcttaaaatttaataaattaaagatcCTTTATGTAGATCTAAAAATGTATTTGTAGGTGTAGATTCTATATGTCTAACTTAGCTTAATAACACCAAGTAATCTAGCAGACATCTGGACAATTTAGATGAAGCAATGTCAATATAAAAAGTGGCATAATTTAGCTCCTCTCAATAGCATTAATTGTTATAATTTATTGTTAATAactgaattttattttgttattttaataatGATATCTTCGTGTAaagatattataaattattagatGATTTAGTTAAACATATTAAATCATCTAACCGTTTATAATGACATTTTCGTTATTAAAAAAGTCAATTATTTTTACTTTACTATATCATTGGGTCACCTAATAAGTTAGTTTTTTATGACTcatattctttgttgttgttgaatATGTTGTGAGAatcaatcataaaaaataatttaatttttttataaaactaataacaatattttaaattttagttttttatattaattaaattaaatgataatttgggtaaaaagattttattaataAAGTATAGATAAAAAAAAGTGAAGTGGTGCGTGtgcttaaaatttaaatgattggtgaatatattaaaaattttaaattttttaattctaaaattatctatattaaattattttctcTCTTTAACTATTGAGctataatattttgtattatatacatgataattaataaaaatatgatttgacAGTTATAAAATGTTTGACAAGATTCcagtattaataataaatatattgtagATCACAGGAGGGACGGAATTAGCCTTAATGTGAGGTagggaaaaaataattttacaattaaaaaagaataaaataaaatatttaaggaggttaaattaaattttatatataatttataagaaaAACTTAATAGATGGAGAGACCATTGTCTCCCTTACTTTATATGAGGCTCGACCTTTGTTCAGGAATATTGCCAAAACAttgaaatgattttttttttttaagttgataTGCTTTTTATGTGttaattacattattaaaaaattgattgatataatttaaattttagatatctaaatatattcattttagtctttttttttattatttttatctaattaCTAAAATATTTAGATCTGtttctcaattatttaaatcttGAGTACACTATTTCACTTTTTTCATCTATACTTTTATGGATATATTTATTTTACCCAAACATTTATTTAGTTGAATTAatatt is a window encoding:
- the LOC112785455 gene encoding uncharacterized protein, coding for MSIISWNCRGIAAASTVSELHNLCKKVKPLIVFLMETRANQDRMNRIRRRLNFDKSFCVEPRGLSGGLCLLRKSNTNINVYEWCDNYIKASININNGMNWQGVFVYGNPVFQKRRRLWQELTVNNRSREEPQAFLGDFNDILSQDEKVGLHPQPRIYLNTFKRFVDENLLMDIDLKGSRYTWYSNPRNNLITRERLDRVLVNWKWLNIHQNVILRAAPAISSDHCALILETQPRDRIKKEFKFEAFWAEYEECEEVVRRSWEQDAGNKNCWSQFNRNRSKCIRELTEWSRRKFKRAYKEIEKKKEELHQIQEGNMTDRDQIREKELKNQITELWKQEEKFWGKRSRLKWLKWGDKNTAFFHATTIQRRMRNRIDKLKNEDGHWIQGEGDIMRLVETHFTKLFTSEGDRNMEDCIREIPTRVTKEMNDDLMEKIKDEEIKEAAFSMGSLKAPGPDGLRRVLDVIISSVQSAFIKGRLIQDNIVVVQEVFHKLNGKGNNGSNDIAIKLDMNKAYDRLKWNFLQRVMEKFGFSREWVKLMMSCVKSATYRFKINGKLSAKIHPQRGLRQGDPLSPYLFILAAESFTILMERVLTDNLISRIRLAPTAPVITHLLFADDCIIFAGAQEEEIYQLIQILNKYTEASGQRINTEKSGLIFRSHVSIQRRVNIEEITGMASWEEPGRYLGLPTRWGRSKNKALEWIQEKILDKMQGWKEKLLNQAGKEVLIKAVIQVIPV